In Gymnogyps californianus isolate 813 chromosome 1, ASM1813914v2, whole genome shotgun sequence, the following are encoded in one genomic region:
- the SUV39H2 gene encoding histone-lysine N-methyltransferase SUV39H2 has product MEGWRGAWYVPCLASLETLQELCRKENLRCKSIGITNRNLKSYEVEYLCDYKVEEGTEYYLVKWKGWPESSNTWEPQKNLKCPLLLQNFLSDKNEYLSRVREGKALKVRNHVKALKPAVADYIVKKAKQRIALQRWKEELNRKKNHKAMILVENTVDLEGPPLDFYYINEYKPAPGINVINGITTGCECADCPAEKCCPKEAGFILAYNKRKKLKIQPGLPIYECNSFCRCGPDCPNRIVQKGTPYSLCIFRTNNGRGWGVKTLQKIKTNSFVMEYVGEVITSEEAERRGQLYDNQGNTYLFDLDYDSDEFTVDAARYGNVSHFVNHSCDPNLQVFNVFIDNLDLRLPRIALFSTRTIKAGEELTFDYQMKGSIDLTSDSADGLSPSRKRIRTVCKCGAVCCRGYLN; this is encoded by the exons atgGAGGGCTGGCGAGGAG CTTGGTATGTGCCATGTCTAGCTTCACTTGAGACCCTCCAAGAATTATGTAGGAAGGAAAATCTCAGATGTAAATCCATTGGAATCACCAACAGGAATCTAAAGAGTTATGAGGTGGAATATTTGTGTGACTACAAGGTAGAAGAG gGCACAGAATACTATCTTGTGAAATGGAAAGGATGGCCAGAATCTTCAAATACTTGGGAAcctcagaaaaatctgaaatgccCATTGCTTCTTCAAAACTTTCTTAGTGACAAGAATGAATACTTGTCTCGGGTGAGAGAAGGCAAAGCACTGAAAGTGAGAAACCATGTTAAAGCTTTGAAACCTGCGGTTGCAGATTACATTGTAAAGAAGGCTAAGCAAAGAATAGCTCTGCAGAGATGGAAAGAAGAACTcaacaggaaaaagaatcaTAAGGCAATGATTCTGGTAGAAAACACTGTGGATCTTGAAGGCCCTCCTTTAGACTTCTACTACATTAATGAGTATAAACCTGCTCCGggaataaatgtaataaatggAATAACGACTGGCTGTGAATGCGCTGACTGCCCCGCTGAGAAGTGCTGTCCAAAGGAGGCTGGATTTATTTTGGCTTACAATAAACGAAAGAAGTTGAAAATCCAGCCCGGCTTGCCCATCTATGAATGCAATTCGTTTTGTAGGTGTGGGCCTGACTGCCCTAATAGGATAGTACAGAAAGGTACACCGTATTCTCTTTGCATCTTCAGAACTAACAATGGCCGTGGTTGGGGAGTAAAAACCctccagaaaattaaaaccaacagTTTTGTGATGGAGTATGTTGGAGAG gTGATTACAAGTGAGGAAGCAGAGAGACGAGGCCAGCTCTATGACAACCAGGGAAATACATACTTGTTTGATTTGGACTATGACTCAGATGAATTTACAGTAGATGCAGCTCGATATGGAAATGTGTCCCACTTTGTGAATCACAGC TGTGATCCAAATCTTCAAGTCTTCAATGTGTTTATTGATAACCTCGACTTGCGTCTTCCTCGAATAGCGCTGTTTTCTACACGAACCATTAAGGCTGGAGAAGAGCTAACCTTTGACTATCAGATGAAAG GTTCAATAGATCTGACTTCAGACTCTGCTGATGGCCTTAGCCCATCCAGAAAGAGGATCAGAACTGTCTGTAAATGTGGAGCTGTGTGTTGCAGAGGTTATCTCAACTGA
- the HSPA14 gene encoding heat shock 70 kDa protein 14: MAAIGVHLGATCSCAAVYKDGRADVVANDAGDRVTPAVVAFSESEEVVGLAAKQSRIRNISNTVVKVKQILGRSSGDPQAEKYIAESKCSITEKNGKLQYEIDNKLINPEDVAKLIFSKMKETAQSALGSDVNDVVITVPFDFGENQKNALGEAAAAAGFNVMRLIHEPSAALLAYGIGQDSPTGKSNVLVYKLGGTSLSITVIEVNSGIYRVLATNTDDSIGGVCFTEALAQHLASEFQRSCKHDIRGNPRAMMKLMNSADIAKHSLSTLGSANCFVDSLYEGLDFDCNVSRARFELICSSLFSKCVEAIKKLLQQVGFTADDINKVVLCGGSARIPKLQQLIKDIFPTVELLNSIPPDEVIPIGAAIEAGILLGKENPLLEEAALIECSAKDILLKGVDESGADKFTVLFPSGTPLPARRQHTLHAPGNTSSVCLELYESLGKSPMNEEGKFAQIVLQDLDKKEDGLHDILTVLTMKRDGSLHVTCTDQDTGKCEIITVEVAS; encoded by the exons ATGGCGGCCATCGGTGTTCACCTGGGTGCTACCTGTTCCTGCGCTGCCGTCTATAAG GATGGCCGCGCCGACGTGGTCGCCAACGACGCCGGGGACAGGGTCACTCCTGCGGTGGTTGCGTTCTCGGAAAGCGAGGAG gtTGTTGGCTTAGCTGCAAAGCAAAGTagaataagaaatatttcaaacactGTAGTGAAAGTAAAGCAGATCCTTGGGCGAAG CTCTGGTGACCCACAGGCAGAGAAATATattgcagaaagcaaatgttca ATAACTGAGAAGAATGGAAAACTTCAATATGAAATAGATAATAAACTTATTAACCCAGAAGATGTGGCAAAActaattttcagtaaaatgaaag AAACTGCTCAGTCTGCATTGGGTTCAGATGTAAATGACGTTGTTATCACTGTACCATTTGATTTtggagagaatcagaaaaatgcCCTTGG ggaagcagctgcagctgctggattTAATGTTATGAGATTAATTCATGAACCGTCTGCCGCTCTCCTGGCTTATGGAATTGGCCAAGATTCACCCACTGGGAAAAG CAATGTGTTGGTTTATAAACTTGGTGGAACATCGCTTTCTATCACAGTCATAGAAGTAAACAGTGGAATATATCGTGTGCTTGCTACAAACACAGATGATAGCATTGGTGGAGTTTGCTTCACAGAAGCTCTAGCACAGCACTTGGCGTCTGAATTTCAGAG gtCTTGTAAACATGATATTAGAGGAAATCCCAGAGCCATGATGAAGTTAATGAACAGCGCTGATATTGCAAAGCACTCTTTGTCAACCCTCGGAAGTGCAAACTGTTTTGTAGATTCATTGTATGAAGGATTGGATTTTGATTGTAATGTGTCCAG ggCCAGGTTTGAACTTATCTGTTCTTCACTTTTTAGTAAATGTGtagaagcaattaaaaagctCTTGCAGCAAGTTGGATTTACAGCAGATGATATAAATAAG GTAGTTCTGTGTGGTGGGTCTGCTCGAATCCCAAAGCTACAGCAGCTGATCAAAGACATTTTCCCAACTGTGGAATTACTGAATTCAATTCCTCCAGATGAAGTTATTCCCATTGGTGCAGCCATAGAGGCAGGAATTCTGCTAGGGAAAGAGAATCCTTTGTTAGAAGAAGCAGCACTTATTGAGTGTTCCGCCAAAGATATTCTTCTTAAG ggagTAGACGAGTCAGGGGCTGACAAATTCACAGTGCTATTTCCATCAGGGACACCATTACCAGCTCGAAGGCAGCACACCCTGCATGCTCCTGGAAACACTTCTTCTGTATGCCTTGAGCTATACGAGTCATTGGGGAAAAGTCCCATGAATGAAGAAGGTAAATTTGCACAG atTGTACTCCAGGATTTAGATAAAAAGGAGGATGGCCTACATGATATATTAACTGTTCTCACTATGAAAAG GGATGGGTCCTTGCATGTTACCTGCACAGATCAAGATACTGGAAAGTGTGAAATCATCACTGTTGAAGTGGCATCATAG